In Pseudonocardia sp. DSM 110487, the sequence AGGCGGACGTAGACGTGGATGCCCCGGTTCCCGGTGGTCTTCGGGTGGCCCACGACGCCGAGCCCGTCGAGCAACCCCTTCGCCTCCGCGGCCGCTTCCTGGATCATCGCGAACGTGACGCCAGGGCCCGGGTCGAGATCGATCCGCAGCTCGTCGGTGTGCCCCGGGTCGGCGGCGGTGACGGGCCAGACGTGGAACCCGAGGCAGCCGAGGTTCACCGCCCACAGGACGTGTGCGAGGTCGACGGCCACCAGCGCGTTGGACGTCGTGCCGTTCGGCGTCGACACCACCGTCGTGGTCACCCACGGGTCGGTGGCCGTCGGCGCGACGCGCTTCTGGAAGAACGACGGGCCTCCCGAGCCCTTCGGGAAGCGCTGCAGGAGCACCGGCCGTCCACCCATCGCGGCCATCAGCGGTTCGGCCACGGCCAGGTAGTAGCGGGCCAGGTCGAGCTTCGTCTCGCCGCGGGCCGGGAACAGCACCTTGCCCGGGCTGGTGATCCGCACCTTCCGCCCGGCGACCTCGAGCACCTCGGTGTCGTCCGCGGTCACGCCGTGACCGTACTCCTGATCCTTCCCGTGACCTCGCCGAATCCGATCCGGCCCCCGCGCGGGCCGGGGGCGGTGGCGGAGATGGTGACCTCGTCGCCGTCCTCGAGGAAGGTGCGCTCCTCGCCCTTCACCGTGACCGGCTCCCGCCCGCCCCATGTGAGTTCGATGAAGGCGCCGCGCTGGTTCTTCTCCGGCCCGGAGATCGTGCCGGACGCGAACAGATCGCCGGTCCGCGCCGACGCTCCGTTGACCGTCATGTGGGCGAGCATCTGCGCCGGAGACCAGTACATCTCCCGGTACGGCGGGCGGGAGACCTCCTCGCCGTTCCACTCCACGACGAGATCGATGTCCAGGCCCCAGCCGTCGTGCTCGCGCAGGTAGGGAAGCGGCTCCGGGTCCTGGCCGGGCAGCGGAACCCGTGCCGCCTCGAGCGCGGCCAGCGGCACCACCCACGGCGAGATCGACGTGGCGAAGCTCTTGCCCAGGTGCGGACCGAGCGGCACGTACTCCCAGGCCTGCAGATCGCGGGCGGACCAGTCGTTCAGCAGCACCGCGCCGAACACGTGATCGGCGAACTCGTCCACCCCGATCCGGCTCCCGAGCGTCGACCCGGCGCCCACGACGAACCCCAGCTCTGCCTCGATGTCCAGCCGCCTGCTCGGCCCGTAGGTGGGCGCGGCCTCGTCAGGGGCCTTGCGCTGCCCGCACGGCCGCACGACGTCCGTGCCGGACACGACGACCGTGCCGGCGCGGCCGTGGTAGCCCACCGGCAGGTGCTTCCAGTTGGGCGTCAGCGGCTCGGAGTCGGGTCGGAAGAGCCTCCCCAGGTTCGAGGCGTGGTGCTCGGAGGCGTAGAAGTCCACGTAGTCCGCGACCTCGATCGGCAGGTGCAGCCGCACGTCGCCGAGCGGGTGCAGGGCGGCGTCCGGCACGTCGGTGGACAGGAGCTCCGTGATCCGCTCGCGCACCTCGGCCCAACGGTCCCGGCCCTGCGCCATGAACGCGTTGAGCGATCCCGTCGCGAACACCGGGTCGTCGAGCAGCACGGACAGGTCCACGACCTGGTCATCGAGGCGCACCCCCACCCGCGGGGCGCCGCCCGCGGGGGAGAAGACGCCGTAAGGCAGGTTGTCCAGCCCGAACAGGGTCATCGGGCCGGCCCCCGGCCCGCCCAGCTCCAGGCGTAGGCGGGGTCCTCGGCGGCGAGGCCGCCCTCGCCCAGTTCGAGGGGGCGGAACGTGTCGACCATGACCGCCAGCTCGTCGAAGAACTCCGCGCCGAGCGACCGCTCGACGGCCCCTGGCTGCGGGCCGTGGCTGTGCCCGCCCGGGTGCAGGCTGATCGAGCCCTGCCCGATGCCCGATCCCTTGCGGGCCTCGTAGTCCCCGCCGCAGTAGAACATGACCTCGTCGGAGTCGACGTTGGAGTGGTAGTAGGGGACCGGCACCGCGAGGGGGTGGTAGTCCACCTTGCGCGGCACGAAGTTGCAGATCACGAAGTTGTTCCCCTCGAACACCTGGTGCGCGGGCGGTGGCTGGTGCACCCGCCCGGTGATCGGTTCGAAGTCGCCCACGTTGAACGTGTACGGGTACAGGCAGCCGTCCCAGCCGACCACGTCGAACGGGTGGGTCGGGTAGACGTACCGGGTGCCGGTGACGCCGCGCGACCCGCGGTGCTTCACCAGCACCTCGACGTCGGTGCCGTCCACCACGAACGGGTCGCCCGGCCCGTGCAGGTCGCGCTCGCAGTACGGCGAGTGCTCCAGCAGCTGCCCGTACCGGGAGAGGTAGCGCTTCGGCGGCGCGATGTGGGAGTTGGCCTCGATGGCATAGAGCCGCAGTGGGTCCTCGCCGGTCGGGATCCAGCGGTGGGTCGTGGCCCTCGGCAGGATCACGTAGTCGCCCTGCCGCGCCGTCAGCACGCCGAACACGGTCTCGACGGTGGCCGCCCCCGACTCCACGTACACGCACTCGTCGCCGATGGCGTTGCGGTACAGCGGGGATGGTTGGCCCGCGGCGACGTAGGAGATCCGCACGTCGGCGTTGCCCAGCACCAGCCGCCGCCCGGTGACCGCGTCGGCGGCCTTCCAGTCCTCCCCGACCAGGGCGTGCAGCTTCAGGTGCCGCGGTATCAGCGGCCGGTTCTCGGTGAGCGTCTGGTCCGGCAGCTCCCACGGCGAGGCGTCGACGATCGCCGACGGCACCCCGCGGTGGTACAGCAGAGCCGAGTCGGAGGAGAAGCCCTCCTCGCCCATCAGCTCCTCGTAGTAGAGGCCCCCGTCGGGGGTGCGGTGCTGGGTGTGCCGCTTCGGTGGGATGTCACCGACTCGTCGGTAGTACGCCATCGTGCTTCTCCTTCCGAGCGGGTGGCGCGGGCGAGCGCCGCGCGGATCTCCTGTCGAGTGGGGTTGCCGAGGACGGCGGCGATGTGGGCGTCCGGGCGGATGATCCAGACCTCGTCGGGCCGGCTGCCGAGGGTTCCGCTGAGGGTGCCGTCGGGGTCGATCTCGGGGAGGCCGATGACCCGGACCGGACCGGGCGTGGCCGCGGCGGCCGTGCGTGCCGCGTCGAGATCCGCGCCCGGCGCCACCAGCAGCAGGAATCCGTCCCGCGCGATCTCTCGGACCCGCCCCGGGGGTCGTGAGTGGATACGCGCGTCATGGCTCGCGTATCCACTCACGACCTGGTGTAGCGGGACATCGGGGACGAGGACGCCCGGGCCTGGGACCGGCGCCGCGCCCCGCGGCGGGCGACCGCCGAACGGGTGCGTCGGCGACTGGGTCGTGAGGGGCGAGTCGACGTACCAGAACGGCTCGGCGAGCCGCCCCGAGTCGACGAGCGCACGGGCGGCGGGGTCGTCGGCGGCCCTGGAGAGGACGTCGCGTCGGTACGCCGCCGCGGCCTCGTCCTGCGGGACGAGGAAGTCCATCGTCGCGGTGGTCACGGCGATGTTCTCGA encodes:
- the ligD gene encoding non-homologous end-joining DNA ligase; the encoded protein is MTADDTEVLEVAGRKVRITSPGKVLFPARGETKLDLARYYLAVAEPLMAAMGGRPVLLQRFPKGSGGPSFFQKRVAPTATDPWVTTTVVSTPNGTTSNALVAVDLAHVLWAVNLGCLGFHVWPVTAADPGHTDELRIDLDPGPGVTFAMIQEAAAEAKGLLDGLGVVGHPKTTGNRGIHVYVRLQPRWDGYEVRSAAVAVARELERRRPDLITAAWWKEERGARVFVDFNQNAPHKTVFGAWSVRANPHGQVSTPFAWAELESIAPAELTLATVPSRVAEHGDPWAAMSSRRQSLEPLLELHRRDMASGLMDAPWPPVYPKMPGEPPRVQPSRARRPISTEAD
- the fahA gene encoding fumarylacetoacetase, whose amino-acid sequence is MTLFGLDNLPYGVFSPAGGAPRVGVRLDDQVVDLSVLLDDPVFATGSLNAFMAQGRDRWAEVRERITELLSTDVPDAALHPLGDVRLHLPIEVADYVDFYASEHHASNLGRLFRPDSEPLTPNWKHLPVGYHGRAGTVVVSGTDVVRPCGQRKAPDEAAPTYGPSRRLDIEAELGFVVGAGSTLGSRIGVDEFADHVFGAVLLNDWSARDLQAWEYVPLGPHLGKSFATSISPWVVPLAALEAARVPLPGQDPEPLPYLREHDGWGLDIDLVVEWNGEEVSRPPYREMYWSPAQMLAHMTVNGASARTGDLFASGTISGPEKNQRGAFIELTWGGREPVTVKGEERTFLEDGDEVTISATAPGPRGGRIGFGEVTGRIRSTVTA
- a CDS encoding homogentisate 1,2-dioxygenase is translated as MAYYRRVGDIPPKRHTQHRTPDGGLYYEELMGEEGFSSDSALLYHRGVPSAIVDASPWELPDQTLTENRPLIPRHLKLHALVGEDWKAADAVTGRRLVLGNADVRISYVAAGQPSPLYRNAIGDECVYVESGAATVETVFGVLTARQGDYVILPRATTHRWIPTGEDPLRLYAIEANSHIAPPKRYLSRYGQLLEHSPYCERDLHGPGDPFVVDGTDVEVLVKHRGSRGVTGTRYVYPTHPFDVVGWDGCLYPYTFNVGDFEPITGRVHQPPPAHQVFEGNNFVICNFVPRKVDYHPLAVPVPYYHSNVDSDEVMFYCGGDYEARKGSGIGQGSISLHPGGHSHGPQPGAVERSLGAEFFDELAVMVDTFRPLELGEGGLAAEDPAYAWSWAGRGPAR